A window of Microscilla marina ATCC 23134 contains these coding sequences:
- a CDS encoding DUF192 domain-containing protein has protein sequence MSNHHQEQPIVELDIDGKMHRLLVADHPYAWQQGLMHYRELTQADGMLFIFPVKDYHSFWNQNTFMDLDIYWVADHTIVGTAFLPSIEKTGKVVSVASPEPVEWVIEVVRK, from the coding sequence TTGAGCAATCATCACCAAGAACAACCCATAGTAGAGCTAGACATTGATGGTAAGATGCACCGATTGCTGGTAGCTGACCACCCCTACGCCTGGCAACAAGGCTTAATGCATTACCGCGAACTCACCCAGGCTGATGGTATGTTATTTATATTTCCGGTCAAAGACTATCACTCGTTTTGGAACCAAAATACTTTTATGGACTTGGACATTTATTGGGTGGCAGACCATACCATAGTAGGAACTGCTTTTTTACCATCTATTGAAAAAACAGGTAAAGTAGTAAGTGTGGCTTCGCCCGAACCCGTAGAGTGGGTAATTGAAGTGGTGAGAAAATAG
- a CDS encoding DUF2851 family protein: MKEDFLHFLWLFQYFDKKDLCTTQGETLSVLQVGNHNADAGADFSLGKVKIGGVDWAGDIEIHLKSSDWNAHQHQHNPAYNNVILHVVWQDDAPALRADNTPMPTLELKDRTNPKWLDQYQVLLSNKDVIPCARQFASVKTIQKLAMLDKALAKRLEDKAFLLRALLVKNKQDWDETTYQVLAKNFGFKVNSEPFLRLSQGLPLKVLRKSQDSIFQLEALLLGQAGLLHDKPNAEKVEDEYIDRLRKEHHFLQRKHRLEDEQMSYEHWKFMRLRPTNFPTIRLAQFASLIHQQQNLFSLFFNNDYKTLAKKLQVSQSAYWQQHYTPGKPAKKPVPLLGKDSIENIVINTVVPLLVLYAKEKKQDEYMERATGFLEYIKAENNHILRMWEDLGLKVKTAFDSQALIELYNNFCTPRKCLQCSIGISIVKNPN; encoded by the coding sequence ATGAAAGAAGATTTTCTGCACTTTTTGTGGTTGTTTCAATACTTTGACAAAAAAGACTTATGTACAACTCAAGGCGAGACGCTCAGTGTTTTACAAGTGGGTAATCATAACGCAGATGCCGGGGCAGACTTCAGTCTGGGTAAAGTGAAAATAGGAGGAGTAGACTGGGCAGGCGACATTGAGATACACCTCAAATCGTCGGACTGGAACGCCCACCAACATCAACATAATCCGGCTTATAACAATGTGATCTTGCACGTAGTGTGGCAAGATGATGCGCCTGCGCTACGCGCCGATAATACTCCTATGCCCACCCTGGAGCTCAAAGACCGCACCAACCCAAAATGGTTGGACCAATACCAGGTATTATTGAGCAACAAAGATGTTATTCCTTGTGCACGGCAATTTGCCAGTGTCAAAACTATTCAAAAGTTGGCCATGCTTGACAAGGCGCTTGCCAAACGACTTGAAGACAAAGCCTTTTTATTGAGGGCGTTGCTCGTAAAAAATAAACAAGACTGGGACGAAACTACTTACCAGGTACTGGCAAAAAACTTTGGGTTTAAGGTGAATAGCGAGCCCTTTTTAAGGCTTAGCCAAGGGTTGCCCCTTAAAGTTTTACGCAAAAGTCAGGATAGTATTTTTCAGTTAGAAGCATTATTGTTGGGGCAGGCAGGCTTGCTTCATGATAAGCCCAATGCTGAAAAAGTGGAAGATGAATACATTGATCGTTTGAGAAAAGAACATCATTTTTTGCAGCGTAAGCACCGACTAGAAGACGAGCAAATGTCTTACGAACACTGGAAGTTTATGCGGTTGCGCCCTACCAATTTTCCCACCATAAGGTTGGCACAATTTGCCTCACTCATTCACCAACAACAAAACTTATTTTCGCTGTTTTTTAACAATGACTATAAAACATTGGCCAAAAAATTACAAGTGAGTCAATCTGCTTACTGGCAACAACACTATACACCAGGCAAGCCTGCCAAAAAGCCCGTACCGTTACTAGGCAAGGACAGTATAGAGAACATCGTCATCAACACCGTAGTACCTTTGTTGGTATTGTATGCCAAAGAGAAGAAACAAGATGAGTACATGGAACGTGCTACAGGCTTTTTAGAGTATATCAAAGCCGAAAATAATCATATACTGAGAATGTGGGAAGATTTAGGGCTAAAAGTCAAAACAGCTTTTGACTCTCAAGCCTTGATCGAGCTCTACAATAATTTTTGTACACCTCGCAAATGTCTTCAGTGTAGCATAGGAATTTCTATTGTAAAAAATCCCAACTGA